A genomic window from Triticum urartu cultivar G1812 chromosome 7, Tu2.1, whole genome shotgun sequence includes:
- the LOC125525576 gene encoding uncharacterized protein LOC125525576 isoform X1 gives MVGQAIITQHDLEYMLVDPTLEPTALPLSLLSEITHGFSDDMEIGRGGFATVYKATLENGAVAVKKLRNTHIHEKEFLGEIKCLVKLKHKNIVRFLGYCSDTQGNMANYNGTLVMADVQERLLCFEYLHKGSLVAYIKDSSRELEWRERYQVIKGICEGLNYLHQENILHLDLKPENILLDEDMNPKITDFGLSRCFEEDQTRCITDNVGGTLGYLAPEFQSGEITHKFDLYSLGVIIIEMLTGKKGYQTTENVLEIWNNPTVDTLQWEQIRVCAKIGIECTDFNPAKRPASMKHIIDRLEETECSIHLIPTGGTSQLLTLQQFNLCFTFEPNKVMTCPLQLTNNTNKHVAFRLTDKNMEPSFLNLPLYGLVPPNTPYTLIVATKGKEDLPRKYIIDVFLQSATFILGDDGHIKTFQQQPNKFFQEMENEVQVAKLKALYTLPRDITPSSSMPISHATKIICMVQGTYSYKLDTNQTNQWMILGDDRGYVRIWDCKTQRKVDALNVSASKVLCVKFVARKHWIVAGTQDGLVHVYEYEQERKITSFRAVTAGIFESIWSLAVHPTQSYLLSASTHIKLWDWDKGWECVQIFQMDGPAYQVVFNRNDTIASISMAHYSVEVRSIDSQKSSYDLSGHSSTVSCLDFFTSHDQELLVTGSSDNTAKIWHLEKKICAYTLEASVSPISSVMHQPDLQTLITGSLDGTIYLWSTKNFRIYSSPPTLKGIIKIGSLGAVDHLACVMGRVVIGQFRTIAIMDVESVSYQKQSMDYEQELSVDMIQHAGDTMSKEISRSISKLPLLDVYPTELHFPYHPNEPIPCSLHLTNNTDENVGFKLVDKSGKSPWCFEKMPLYGIVPPRSNYTLIVTTKEEMKLKKETDFDLVIHSCLYGDKHIMASEDMSDFDEFFEEAKELGNMVHEVTLEAIYVTQEEMTCENILTKYNPDSLRSLDAHPTKPWILTGHASGYARVWNHEMKYPMNFFKVSDYEVSSIKFITRREWIVALTYGGHLHVYDCACVTKIKKIRSVEPSRMLNFSELAVHPILPYVLSPSSVLLDWDQRWNRIQTFPGALRPFAFSPNDNNTFASGSLYSHVQIWRLDSSVPEYSLPGHSEQVLSLDFITRGAQQYLTSGSKDCTAKIWDLQKRECIHTLEAMSPVHCVLAHPNLPVIITGTEHGIIHLWSSTDFRLKRIINLGGGGPVVAIVRLMGLQRIMIGQKNTIFIMDIYGDEALRPKSVAPWMRHCREKRAEAERRKTEGTGCKTM, from the exons ATGGTTGGCCAAGCTATTATTACACAACATGACCTGGAGTACATGCTAGTTGATCCGACCCTAGAGCCCACTGCCTTGCCATTGTCACTTTTGTCAGAAATCACACATGGTTTCTCTGATGACATGGAAATCGGCAGAGGAGGCTTTGCGACTGTTTATAAG GCAACACTTGAGAATGGAGCCGTCGCTGTAAAGAAGTTGCGCAATACGCACATCCACGAGAAAGAGTTTCTGGGAGAGATTAAATGCCTTGTGAAGCTGAAGCACAAGAATATCGTTCGATTTCTGGGATATTGTTCTGACACACAAGGAAATATGGCAAATTACAACGGAACATTAGTCATGGCAGATGTACAAGAAAGATTACTCTGTTTTGAGTATCTACACAAAGGAAGTCTTGTCGCTTATATAAAGG ATTCATCCAGAGAACTTGAATGGAGAGAGCGTTACCAAGTAATAAAAGGGATCTGCGAGGGGTTAAACTATCTTCACCAAGAAAATATTCTGCACTTGGATTTAAAACCAGAAAATATATTGTTGGATGAAGATATGAATCCGAAAATTACTGATTTCGGACTATCAAGGTGTTTTGAGGAAGATCAAACACGATGCATTACTGATAATGTGGGAGGAACGCT GGGATATTTGGCACCAGAATTCCAAAGCGGTGAAATCACACACAAGTTTGACTTGTATAGCCTTGGTGTTATAATTATAGAAATGTTGACTGGAAAGAAGGGGTATCAAACTACTGAGAAT GTACTGGAAATTTGGAATAATCCAACGGTGGATACGTTGCAGTGGGAACAAATACGAGTATGTGCTAAGATCGGGATAGAGTGCACAGATTTCAATCCGGCGAAGAGACCGGCTAGTATGAAGCATATAATCGATAGGCTTGAAGAAACAGAATGCAGTATACATTTAATCCCTACAGGTGGGACAAGCCAGCTTCTTACGCTTCAACAGTTCAATCTTTGCTTCACCTTTGAGCCAAACAAGGTTATGACATGCCCACTGCAGCTAACAAACAACACCAATAAGCATGTTGCATTTAGGCTTACAGACAAGAACATGGAGCCCTCCTTCCTGAATCTACCATTGTATGGCCTCGTTCCCCCTAACACACCTTACACTCTCATCGTGGCAACAAAAGGGAAAGAAGATCTACCTCGAAAATATATCATAGATGTGTTCCTCCAGAGTGCTACATTTATATTGGGGGATGATGGGCATATAAAAACTTTCCAACAGCAGCCAAACAAGTTTTTCCAAGAGATGGAGAATGAAGTGCAGGTGGCCAAACTGAAAGCACTTTATACTCTGCCACGAGACATCACACCATCATCGTCTATG CCAATCTCACATGCAACAAAG ATAATATGCATGGTGCAAGGCACCTACAGTTATAAGTTGGACACAAACCAGACCAACCAATG GATGATATTAGGAGATGACAGAGGATACGTTCGCATTTGGGACTGTAAGACACAG AGAAAGGTGGATGCGCTTAATGTCTCAGCGAGCAAAG TTCTGTGCGTTAAATTTGTTGCAAGAAAGCATTGGATTGTTGCTGGGACACAAGATGGTCTTGTCCATGTGTACGAATATGAACAAGAGCGAAAGATCACAAGTTTCAGAGCTGTCACAGCTGGTATATTTGAGAGTATTTGGTCACTGGCCGTTCATCCAACCCAGTCGTATTTGCTGTCAGCGAGTACACACATTAAACTTTGGGACTGGGACAAGGGTTGGGAGTGCGTACAGATATTTCAAATGGATGGGCCAGCATATCAAGTCGTATTTAACAGAAATGACACAATCGCTAGTATTTCAATGGCACATTATTCAGTGgag GTTCGGAGTATTGATTCACAAAAATCTAGCTATGATCTTTCTGGGCATTCATCAACAGTGAGCTGCTTGGATTTTTTCACCAGTCACGATCAAGAGTTGTTGGTTACAGGCTCAAGTGATAACACTGCCAAG ATATGGCATTTGGAGAAGAAGATATGTGCATATACACTTGAAGCTTCCGTATCTCCAATTAGTTCTGTCATGCACCAACCCGATCTTCAGACTCTAATTACAGGTTCACTCGATGGTACTATTTATTTGTGGAGCACAAAAAATTTCAG GATATATTCATCACCCCCGACGCTTAAAGGAATCATCAAGATTGGTTCTCTTGGAGCTGTCGACCATCTCGCATGTGTGATGGGAAG GGTTGTGATTGGACAATTTCGCACCATAGCAATTATGGATGTCGAGAGTGTGAGTTATCAAAAGCAATCAATGGATTATGAGCAGGAGTTAAGTGTAGATATGATACAACATGCGGGAGACACAATGTCTAAG GAAATCTCAAGATCCATCAGCAAGCTACCTTTACTTGACGTCTACCCAACAGAACTCCACTTCCCATATCATCCCAATGAGCCCATCCCGTGCTCACTGCACCTAACAAACAACACAGATGAAAATGTGGGATTTAAACTTGTAGACAAGAGCGGCAAATCCCCATGGTGCTTTGAAAAGATGCCATTGTACGGCATTGTGCCTCCTAGATCCAACTACACTTTGATCGTGACAACGAAAGAGGAGATGAAGCTAAAGAAAGAGACAGACTTTGATCTCGTTATTCACAGCTGTTTATATGGAGATAAGCACATCATGGCATCCGAAGACATGTCCGATTTTGATGAATTTTTTGAGGAGGCCAAAGAACTTGGGAATATGGTGCATGAGGTGACACTAGAAGCTATTTATGTGACGCAAGAAGAGATGACATGCGAG AATATATTGACGAAGTATAATCCTGACAGTTTGCGTTCACTAGATGCACATCCAACAAAGCCATG GATTTTGACTGGGCATGCTAGTGGATATGCCCGTGTATGGAACCATGAGATGAAG TACCCCATGAATTTTTTTAAAGTCTCCGATTATGAAG TAAGCAGCATCAAATTTATTACAAGAAGGGAATGGATTGTAGCTCTGACATATGGCGGTCACCTCCATGTGTACGACTGCGCATgtgtaacaaaaataaaaaagatcAGGAGTGTTGAACCTAGTAGAATGTTGAACTTCTCAGAACTAGCCgttcatccaatcctaccgtacGTGTTGTCACCAAGTTCAGTGCTTTTGGACTGGGACCAGCGCTGGAACCGCATACAAACATTTCCTGGTGCTTTACGGCCATTTGCATTTAGCCCTAATGACAACAACACTTTTGCAAGTGGGTCTTTGTACAGCCACGTACAG ATTTGGAGGCTTGATTCTTCTGTCCCTGAATATTCTTTGCCTGGGCATTCGGAGCAAGTTCTATCCCTTGATTTTATCACACGTGGAGCTCAACAATATTTGACCAGTGGCTCCAAGGATTGCACTGCCAAG ATCTGGGACTTGCAGAAAAGAGAGTGCATTCATACGCTCGAAGCTATGTCACCAGTTCATTGTGTCCTTGCCCATCCAAACCTTCCAGTTATAATTACAGGAACAGAACATGGCATCATTCATCTGTGGAGCTCCACTGATTTCAG GCTCAAGAGAATCATTAACTTAGGCGGCGGTGGACCTGTTGTTGCCATAGTACGTCTGATGGGTTTACAAAG GATTATGATTGGGCAAAAGAACACAATATTTATCATGGATATCTATGGTGATGAAGCTTTGCGACCAAAGAGTGTAGCGCCCTGGATGCGACACTGCAGGGAGAAGCGAGCTGAGGCGGAGCGCCGCAAAACAGAGGGAACCGGCTGCAAGACAAT GTAA
- the LOC125525576 gene encoding uncharacterized protein LOC125525576 isoform X2: MVGQAIITQHDLEYMLVDPTLEPTALPLSLLSEITHGFSDDMEIGRGGFATVYKATLENGAVAVKKLRNTHIHEKEFLGEIKCLVKLKHKNIVRFLGYCSDTQGNMANYNGTLVMADVQERLLCFEYLHKGSLVAYIKDSSRELEWRERYQVIKGICEGLNYLHQENILHLDLKPENILLDEDMNPKITDFGLSRCFEEDQTRCITDNVGGTLGYLAPEFQSGEITHKFDLYSLGVIIIEMLTGKKGYQTTENVLEIWNNPTVDTLQWEQIRVCAKIGIECTDFNPAKRPASMKHIIDRLEETECSIHLIPTGGTSQLLTLQQFNLCFTFEPNKVMTCPLQLTNNTNKHVAFRLTDKNMEPSFLNLPLYGLVPPNTPYTLIVATKGKEDLPRKYIIDVFLQSATFILGDDGHIKTFQQQPNKFFQEMENEVQVAKLKALYTLPRDITPSSSMPISHATKIICMVQGTYSYKLDTNQTNQWMILGDDRGYVRIWDCKTQRKVDALNVSASKVLCVKFVARKHWIVAGTQDGLVHVYEYEQERKITSFRAVTAGIFESIWSLAVHPTQSYLLSASTHIKLWDWDKGWECVQIFQMDGPAYQVVFNRNDTIASISMAHYSVEVRSIDSQKSSYDLSGHSSTVSCLDFFTSHDQELLVTGSSDNTAKIWHLEKKICAYTLEASVSPISSVMHQPDLQTLITGSLDGTIYLWSTKNFRIYSSPPTLKGIIKIGSLGAVDHLACVMGRVVIGQFRTIAIMDVESVSYQKQSMDYEQELSVDMIQHAGDTMSKEISRSISKLPLLDVYPTELHFPYHPNEPIPCSLHLTNNTDENVGFKLVDKSGKSPWCFEKMPLYGIVPPRSNYTLIVTTKEEMKLKKETDFDLVIHSCLYGDKHIMASEDMSDFDEFFEEAKELGNMVHEVTLEAIYVTQEEMTCENILTKYNPDSLRSLDAHPTKPWILTGHASGYARVWNHEMKYPMNFFKVSDYEVSSIKFITRREWIVALTYGGHLHVYDCACVTKIKKIRSVEPSRMLNFSELAVHPILPYVLSPSSVLLDWDQRWNRIQTFPGALRPFAFSPNDNNTFASGSLYSHVQIWRLDSSVPEYSLPGHSEQVLSLDFITRGAQQYLTSGSKDCTAKKRECIHTLEAMSPVHCVLAHPNLPVIITGTEHGIIHLWSSTDFRLKRIINLGGGGPVVAIVRLMGLQRIMIGQKNTIFIMDIYGDEALRPKSVAPWMRHCREKRAEAERRKTEGTGCKTM, translated from the exons ATGGTTGGCCAAGCTATTATTACACAACATGACCTGGAGTACATGCTAGTTGATCCGACCCTAGAGCCCACTGCCTTGCCATTGTCACTTTTGTCAGAAATCACACATGGTTTCTCTGATGACATGGAAATCGGCAGAGGAGGCTTTGCGACTGTTTATAAG GCAACACTTGAGAATGGAGCCGTCGCTGTAAAGAAGTTGCGCAATACGCACATCCACGAGAAAGAGTTTCTGGGAGAGATTAAATGCCTTGTGAAGCTGAAGCACAAGAATATCGTTCGATTTCTGGGATATTGTTCTGACACACAAGGAAATATGGCAAATTACAACGGAACATTAGTCATGGCAGATGTACAAGAAAGATTACTCTGTTTTGAGTATCTACACAAAGGAAGTCTTGTCGCTTATATAAAGG ATTCATCCAGAGAACTTGAATGGAGAGAGCGTTACCAAGTAATAAAAGGGATCTGCGAGGGGTTAAACTATCTTCACCAAGAAAATATTCTGCACTTGGATTTAAAACCAGAAAATATATTGTTGGATGAAGATATGAATCCGAAAATTACTGATTTCGGACTATCAAGGTGTTTTGAGGAAGATCAAACACGATGCATTACTGATAATGTGGGAGGAACGCT GGGATATTTGGCACCAGAATTCCAAAGCGGTGAAATCACACACAAGTTTGACTTGTATAGCCTTGGTGTTATAATTATAGAAATGTTGACTGGAAAGAAGGGGTATCAAACTACTGAGAAT GTACTGGAAATTTGGAATAATCCAACGGTGGATACGTTGCAGTGGGAACAAATACGAGTATGTGCTAAGATCGGGATAGAGTGCACAGATTTCAATCCGGCGAAGAGACCGGCTAGTATGAAGCATATAATCGATAGGCTTGAAGAAACAGAATGCAGTATACATTTAATCCCTACAGGTGGGACAAGCCAGCTTCTTACGCTTCAACAGTTCAATCTTTGCTTCACCTTTGAGCCAAACAAGGTTATGACATGCCCACTGCAGCTAACAAACAACACCAATAAGCATGTTGCATTTAGGCTTACAGACAAGAACATGGAGCCCTCCTTCCTGAATCTACCATTGTATGGCCTCGTTCCCCCTAACACACCTTACACTCTCATCGTGGCAACAAAAGGGAAAGAAGATCTACCTCGAAAATATATCATAGATGTGTTCCTCCAGAGTGCTACATTTATATTGGGGGATGATGGGCATATAAAAACTTTCCAACAGCAGCCAAACAAGTTTTTCCAAGAGATGGAGAATGAAGTGCAGGTGGCCAAACTGAAAGCACTTTATACTCTGCCACGAGACATCACACCATCATCGTCTATG CCAATCTCACATGCAACAAAG ATAATATGCATGGTGCAAGGCACCTACAGTTATAAGTTGGACACAAACCAGACCAACCAATG GATGATATTAGGAGATGACAGAGGATACGTTCGCATTTGGGACTGTAAGACACAG AGAAAGGTGGATGCGCTTAATGTCTCAGCGAGCAAAG TTCTGTGCGTTAAATTTGTTGCAAGAAAGCATTGGATTGTTGCTGGGACACAAGATGGTCTTGTCCATGTGTACGAATATGAACAAGAGCGAAAGATCACAAGTTTCAGAGCTGTCACAGCTGGTATATTTGAGAGTATTTGGTCACTGGCCGTTCATCCAACCCAGTCGTATTTGCTGTCAGCGAGTACACACATTAAACTTTGGGACTGGGACAAGGGTTGGGAGTGCGTACAGATATTTCAAATGGATGGGCCAGCATATCAAGTCGTATTTAACAGAAATGACACAATCGCTAGTATTTCAATGGCACATTATTCAGTGgag GTTCGGAGTATTGATTCACAAAAATCTAGCTATGATCTTTCTGGGCATTCATCAACAGTGAGCTGCTTGGATTTTTTCACCAGTCACGATCAAGAGTTGTTGGTTACAGGCTCAAGTGATAACACTGCCAAG ATATGGCATTTGGAGAAGAAGATATGTGCATATACACTTGAAGCTTCCGTATCTCCAATTAGTTCTGTCATGCACCAACCCGATCTTCAGACTCTAATTACAGGTTCACTCGATGGTACTATTTATTTGTGGAGCACAAAAAATTTCAG GATATATTCATCACCCCCGACGCTTAAAGGAATCATCAAGATTGGTTCTCTTGGAGCTGTCGACCATCTCGCATGTGTGATGGGAAG GGTTGTGATTGGACAATTTCGCACCATAGCAATTATGGATGTCGAGAGTGTGAGTTATCAAAAGCAATCAATGGATTATGAGCAGGAGTTAAGTGTAGATATGATACAACATGCGGGAGACACAATGTCTAAG GAAATCTCAAGATCCATCAGCAAGCTACCTTTACTTGACGTCTACCCAACAGAACTCCACTTCCCATATCATCCCAATGAGCCCATCCCGTGCTCACTGCACCTAACAAACAACACAGATGAAAATGTGGGATTTAAACTTGTAGACAAGAGCGGCAAATCCCCATGGTGCTTTGAAAAGATGCCATTGTACGGCATTGTGCCTCCTAGATCCAACTACACTTTGATCGTGACAACGAAAGAGGAGATGAAGCTAAAGAAAGAGACAGACTTTGATCTCGTTATTCACAGCTGTTTATATGGAGATAAGCACATCATGGCATCCGAAGACATGTCCGATTTTGATGAATTTTTTGAGGAGGCCAAAGAACTTGGGAATATGGTGCATGAGGTGACACTAGAAGCTATTTATGTGACGCAAGAAGAGATGACATGCGAG AATATATTGACGAAGTATAATCCTGACAGTTTGCGTTCACTAGATGCACATCCAACAAAGCCATG GATTTTGACTGGGCATGCTAGTGGATATGCCCGTGTATGGAACCATGAGATGAAG TACCCCATGAATTTTTTTAAAGTCTCCGATTATGAAG TAAGCAGCATCAAATTTATTACAAGAAGGGAATGGATTGTAGCTCTGACATATGGCGGTCACCTCCATGTGTACGACTGCGCATgtgtaacaaaaataaaaaagatcAGGAGTGTTGAACCTAGTAGAATGTTGAACTTCTCAGAACTAGCCgttcatccaatcctaccgtacGTGTTGTCACCAAGTTCAGTGCTTTTGGACTGGGACCAGCGCTGGAACCGCATACAAACATTTCCTGGTGCTTTACGGCCATTTGCATTTAGCCCTAATGACAACAACACTTTTGCAAGTGGGTCTTTGTACAGCCACGTACAG ATTTGGAGGCTTGATTCTTCTGTCCCTGAATATTCTTTGCCTGGGCATTCGGAGCAAGTTCTATCCCTTGATTTTATCACACGTGGAGCTCAACAATATTTGACCAGTGGCTCCAAGGATTGCACTGCCAAG AAAAGAGAGTGCATTCATACGCTCGAAGCTATGTCACCAGTTCATTGTGTCCTTGCCCATCCAAACCTTCCAGTTATAATTACAGGAACAGAACATGGCATCATTCATCTGTGGAGCTCCACTGATTTCAG GCTCAAGAGAATCATTAACTTAGGCGGCGGTGGACCTGTTGTTGCCATAGTACGTCTGATGGGTTTACAAAG GATTATGATTGGGCAAAAGAACACAATATTTATCATGGATATCTATGGTGATGAAGCTTTGCGACCAAAGAGTGTAGCGCCCTGGATGCGACACTGCAGGGAGAAGCGAGCTGAGGCGGAGCGCCGCAAAACAGAGGGAACCGGCTGCAAGACAAT GTAA